One Phaseolus vulgaris cultivar G19833 chromosome 2, P. vulgaris v2.0, whole genome shotgun sequence DNA window includes the following coding sequences:
- the LOC137810664 gene encoding cyclin-D1-1, with the protein MSVSCSNCLPDSLLLCGEDSSGVLSGESPGCSSDLDSSPPSEEDSIAGFIEDERHFVPGFEYLNRFQSRSLDASAREESVAWILKVQACYAFQPLTAYLSVNYMDRFLNSRTLPQTNGWPFQLLSVACLSLAAKMEEPLVPSLLDLQAEGAKYLFEPRTIRRMELLVLSVLDWRLRSVTPFSFLDFFACKLDSTGTFTGFLISRATQIILSNIQEASFLAYWPSCIAVAAILHAANEIPNWSLVRPEDAESWCEGLIKEKIIGCYQLMQELVIDNNRRKPPKVLPQLRVTSQPLLRSSVSSFSASSSSPSSSLSCKRRKLNNCLWVDDDKGNSQ; encoded by the exons ATGTCGGTCTCCTGCTCCAACTGCCTCCCAGATTCCTTACTTCTCTGCGGCGAGGACTCCTCCGGAGTCTTGTCAGGAGAATCGCCGGGATGTTCATCCGACCTCGATTCCTCGCCGCCGTCGGAGGAGGATTCCATCGCCGGATTCATCGAAGACGAACGACACTTCGTTCCCGGATTCGAATACCTCAACAGGTTCCAATCTCGCTCTCTCGACGCCTCCGCCAGAGAAGAATCCGTTGCATGGATTCTCAAG GTCCAGGCTTGTTACGCTTTTCAACCGCTCACGGCTTATCTTTCCGTTAATTACATGGATCGATTCTTGAATTCTAGAACGTTGCCG CAAACCAATGGGTGGCCATTCCAACTTCTATCAGTTGCGTGCTTGTCTTTGGCGGCAAAGATGGAGGAACCTCTAGTTCCGTCACTGTTGGACCTTCAG GCAGAAGGTGCCAAATACCTATTTGAGCCCAGAACAATTAGAAGAATGGAGCTGCTTGTTCTGAGCGTTTTGGATTGGAGGCTAAGATCGGTTACTCCATTTAGCTTCCTCGATTTCTTTGCGTGCAAGTTAGATTCAACTGGAACTTTTACCGGGTTCCTCATTTCACGTGCTACGCAAATTATCTTATCCAATATCCAAG AGGCTAGTTTTCTTGCCTATTGGCCATCATGCATTGCTGTAGCGGCCATTCTCCATGCAGCTAACGAAATTCCTAATTGGTCTCTCGTTAGACCCGAGGATGCCGAGTCGTGGTGCGAGGGGCTAATAAAG GAGAAAATTATAGGATGCTACCAATTAATGCAAGAACTTGTGATTGACAATAACCGGAGGAAACCACCTAAAGTGTTACCGCAGCTGCGAGTGACATCTCAGCCCCTTCTAAGATCTAGTGTGTCGTCATTCTCAGCATCATCCTCTTCTCCTTCATCCTCATTGTCTTGTAAAAGGAGGAAATTAAATAACTGTTTATGGGTAGATGATGACAAAGGAAACTCCCAGTGA